The nucleotide window CCCATTGATATCGTATAAATAATTTCCTTTTGCCCTAGCTATAATCAAAGGAGGGTTTGGATCATCCTTAAGCCAATCGGCCATTTGCGAAAATGGATGCCAGATATATTTCTTGTCGTCTCTAGTAAGCGCTACTTTTTTCCTATTAGCCATAAATTGTTTTTTAAATTAATTTCTTCCTCATCTAAAACTTCTATCACAGGCAATCCGGTCAAATTTTTTATTATTTCGGAATTTGTTTTTTCTGCAAGAGTTAGTTTTTCTCCGGAGCTGAATACTATGCCAAGCACTTTAATCTTTTTTTGAACCAGTTTATCAACCGTTAATAATGTGTGGTTTATTGTGCCAAGGAAAGGCCTTGCAACAACCAAAACTGGCAAAGAAAATTTCTTTATCATATCCAAAACGAAAAAATTCCTTTTTATCGGGACCATCAAACCGCCGATACCTTCAACGAGCAAGAATTCATATTTCTTTTTAAGTTTTTTAAAACTTTTCCAGACCAAATCCATTTCAATAGATTTATTTTCTAGTTCT belongs to Elusimicrobiota bacterium and includes:
- the bioD gene encoding dethiobiotin synthase encodes the protein MHKGIFITGTDTGIGKTYIACSLAKALKSNKIRFGVMKPIATGDRKDAEKLLSASGIKEDIDLVNPIFLKYPLAPLVSAELENKSIEMDLVWKSFKKLKKKYEFLLVEGIGGLMVPIKRNFFVLDMIKKFSLPVLVVARPFLGTINHTLLTVDKLVQKKIKVLGIVFSSGEKLTLAEKTNSEIIKNLTGLPVIEVLDEEEINLKNNLWLIGKK